A genomic segment from Oncorhynchus clarkii lewisi isolate Uvic-CL-2024 chromosome 12, UVic_Ocla_1.0, whole genome shotgun sequence encodes:
- the LOC139421729 gene encoding NLR family CARD domain-containing protein 3-like, with translation MHVLRKINQKELADTLEKYSDDPAVICQHELKSNLKKKFQCVFEGIAKQGNPTLLNKIYTELYITEGGTGEVNNEHELKQIETTTRKQARPETAIKCNDIFKPLTGQYKPIRTVLTKGVAGIGKTVSVQKFILDWAEGKANQDVQFVFSFPFRELNLMKEDKHTFLDLLNHFSMETKESGISNYDKYNVLFIFDGLDECRLPLDFQKNKICWDVTESTSVDVLLTNLIKGNLLPSALLWITTRPAAANKIPSGCVDQVIEVRGFNDPQKEEYFRKRFSDEDLASRIISHIKTSRSLHIMCHIPVFCWISAIVLEHMLEHKREDMPKNLTEMYTHLVVFHTKQKNEKYLGKEETGPHWNKESILSLGKLAFQQLVNGNLIFYEEDLKEAGIDVNEASVYSGLCTQLFKEECGLYQDKVYCFVHLSIQEFLAAVYVFLSFINNNENLMNKLQTNDKPEVTFYKSAVDKALQSETGNLDLFLRFLLGLSLESNQKHLRGLLTKTRSSSQSHEETVKYIKEKIGEDLSPERSINLFHCLNELNDHSLVKEIQRYLRSGGLSGGKLSPAQWSALVFVLLTSEKELDVFDLKKYSRSEEGLLRLLPVVKASRAVLLSDCGVTEEGCASLVSALESNPSHLRELDLSNNDLKDSGVKLLSAGLGNPHCKLETLRLSGCLVTEEGCDSLVSALRSNPSHLRELNLSNNDLKDSGVKLLSAVLGNPHCKLETLRLSGCLVTEEGCASLVSALRSNLPHLRELDLSYNHPGDSGVRLLSDRLEDPHCRLEKLNVEHGGENRMKPGLRKYVCDLTLDPNTVNRHLSLSEENRKVTWRREEQPYPDHPERFEDCGQVLCREGLTGRCYWEVEWSGGGAVIGVTYKGINRRGRGRDCWLGWNDKSWSLTWSDNSYSAWHNKKSTTIDVHPSSSHRVGVYLDWPAGTLSFYIASSDTLTHLNTYHTTFTEPLYPGFKVWGDGDSASL, from the exons ATGCACGTCCTGAGGAAAATaaaccagaaggagcttgctgacacactggagaaat ATTCAGATGATCCTGCTGTGATTTGCCAACATgaactcaaatctaatctaaagaagaagtttcaatgtgtatttgaggggatcgctaaacaaggaaacccaacacttctcaataagatctacacagagctctacatcacagagggtggaacaggagaggtcaataatgaacatgagctgaagcagattgagacaacaaccaggaaacaagCAAGACCAGAGACTGCAATCAAATGTAATGACATCTTCAAACCCTTAACTGGACAATACAAACctatcagaactgtgctgacaaagggagtcgctggcattggaaaaacagtctctgtgcagaagttcattctggactgggctgaaggaaaagcaaatcaggatgtccaatttgtattttcattcccttttcgggagctgaatttgatgaaagaggacaaacACACTTTCCTTGATCTTCTTAATCACttctcaatggaaaccaaagaATCAGGAATCTCCAACTATGACAAGTACAAcgttctgttcatctttgatggtctggatgagtgccgaCTGCCCCTAGACTTCCAGAAAAACAAGATCTGTTGGGACGTCACAGagtcaacctcagtggatgttctgctgacaaatctcatcaagggaaatctgcttccctctgctctcctctggataactacccgacctgcagcagccaataagatcccttcagggtgtgttgaccaggtgatagaggtacgagggttcaatgacccacagaaggaagagtacttcaggaagagattcagtgatgaggacctggccagcagaatcatctcacacataaagacatcaaggagcctccacatcatgtgccacattccagtcttctgttggatttctgcaaTAGTCCTTGAACACATGCTGGAACATAAGAGAGAAGACATGCCCAAGAAtctgactgagatgtacacacaccttgtggtgtttcataccaaacagaagaatgaaaagtatcttgggaaagaagagacaggtccacactggaataaagagagcattctgtcactgggaaaactggcttttcaacagcttgtgaatggcaatctgattttctatgaagaagacctgaaagaggctggcattgatgtcaatgaagcctcagtgtactcaggattgtgcacacagctctttaaagaggaatgcgggctgtaccaggacaaggtgtactgctttgttcatctgagcattcaggagtttctggctgctgtatatgtgttcctctcattcatcaacaacaatgagaATCTAATGAACAAACTGCAAACAAACGACAAGCCTGAAGTTACTTTCTACAAGAGTGCTGTGGATAAAGCCTTACAAAGTGAGACAGgaaacctggaccttttcctccgcttccttctgggcctctcactggagtccaatcagaagcaCTTACGAGGTCTACTGACAAAGACAAGAAGCAGCTCACAGAGCCATGAAGAAACAGTCAAGTACATCAAGGAGAAGATCGGGGAGGATCTCTCTCCAGAGAGGagcatcaatctgttccactgtctgaatgaactaAATGACCATTCTCTAGTGAAGGAGATCCAAAGATACCTGAGATCAGGAGGTCTCTCTGGAGGCAAACTGtcacctgcacagtggtcagctctggtctttgtgttgctgacttcagaaaaggagctggatgtgtttgacctgaagaaatactccagatcagaggaaggtcttctgaggctgctgccagtggtcaaagcctccagagctgttct gctgtcagactgtggagtcacagaggaaggctgtgcttctctggtctcagctctggagtcaaacccttcacacctgagagagctggatctgagtaacaatgacctgaaggattcaggagtgaagctgctctctgctggactggggaatccccactgtaaactggagactctgag gctgtcaggctgtctagtcacagaggaaggctgtgattctctggtctcagctctgaggtcaaacccctcacacctgagagagctgaatctgagtaacaatgacctgaaggattcaggagtgaagctgctctctgctgtactggggaatccccactgtaaactggagactctgag gctgtcaggctgtctagtcacagaggaaggctgtgcttctctggtctcagctctgaggtcaaacctcccacacctgagagagctggacctgagctacaatcacccaggagactcaggagtcagactgctctctgatagactggaggatccacactgcagactggagaaactcaa tgtggaacatggtggagagaacagaatgaaacctgggcttagaaaat atgtctgtgatctcacactggacccaaacacagtaaacagacacctctctctgtctgaggagaacagaaaggtgacatggaggagagaggagcagccgtatcctgatcacccagagagatttgaggactgtggacaggtgctgtgtagagagggtctgactgggcgctgttactgggaggtagagtggagtgggggaggggctgttataggagtgacatataaaggaatcaacaggagaggaaggggtaggGATTGTTGGCTTGGATGGaatgacaagtcctggagtcTGACCTGGTCTGACAACAGTTACTCTGCCTGGCACAATAAGAAGTCCACTACCATAGACGTCCACCCCTCCAGCtcccacagagtaggagtgtatctggactggccagccggcactctgtccttctatatagcctcctctgacacactgacccacctgaACACATACCATACCACATTCACTGAACCCCTCTACCCAGGGTTTAAGGTTTGGGGTGATGGTGACTCAGCGTCCCTGTAA